In one window of Tachypleus tridentatus isolate NWPU-2018 chromosome 2, ASM421037v1, whole genome shotgun sequence DNA:
- the LOC143244319 gene encoding protein brain tumor-like isoform X1 translates to MVIQEVEFQSDVTHISSPNSERSRSRMASPTPSLPDSTAFSSTSVSTLGDQSLEDGISTKCSLCQDIYTIPKVLPCFHTFCQPCLEKIQESPDNIKCPQCQQECILTGQGIGGLLSDYAISNILESTALEGNSPCCTGCKSKESNAVAHCFDCANFLCSNCVMAHQFMHCFEGHRVLTLSELQNNKDDIKVEKPINCTRHKNELLKYFCQTCNIPICKECSVLDHPKGLHDFEYLKDVASQQVETINHMIENIRVKVTDLRNVLKTIEHSTSRLQMQYQRAENEIKETFQFYCSMLEEKKEELLKEVDGVYNTRMMSLSVLGQEIQRNIEKIIQLTEFVDRIMKFSSNTEILIFKQLLDSKFQSVLTYNPDIDVQDGDLEFVSNFQAIQIGVRNTFGYIRQSSEMTFSSKPQAIARPNGVIGSERTYHNGHGTYESNILSKRFSSANSLSPFLTNLGDLSLYEKWSNAPNDNLQNGSDTYSLSSDQVTDLSSKLLSSTIYPLKSQIKRQKMIYHCKFGEFGVMEGQFTEPSGVAVNAQSDIIVADTNNHRIQIFDIEGRFKFQFGECGKRDGQLLYPNRVAVVKTSGDIIVTERSPTHQIQIYNQYGQFVRKFGANILQHPRGVTVDSKGRIIVVECKVMRVIIFDQLGNVLQKFGCSKHLEFPNGVVVNDKQEIFISDNRAHCVKVFNYDGVFLRQIGGEGLTNYPIGVCINQNDEILVADNHNNFNITIFTQDGQLVNALESKVKHAQCFDVALVENGSVVLASKDYRIYVYRYMQIPGIGI, encoded by the coding sequence TTCCAGTCTGATGTGACCCATATTTCATCTCCAAATAGTGAACGGTCAAGATCAAGAATGGCATCTCCTACTCCATCTTTACCAGATTCCACTGCTTTCAGCTCTACATCTGTAAGCACTCTTGGAGATCAAAGTCTTGAAGATGGCATTTCTACAAAGTGCTCTCTTTGCCAAGATATATATACCATACCAAAAGTGCTCCCATGCTTTCATACCTTCTGTCAGCCATGTCTTGAGAAAATTCAGGAGTCTCCTGATAATATTAAGTGTCCTCAGTGTCAACAAGAGTGTATTTTAACAGGTCAGGGCATTGGAGGATTGTTGTCAGACTATGCTATTAGTAACATACTGGAATCTACTGCTTTGGAAGGAAACTCCCCTTGTTGCACAGGCTGTAAAAGTAAAGAATCGAATGCAGTAGCCCATTGTTTTGATTGTGCCAATTTTCTTTGTTCCAACTGCGTAATGGCTCATCAGTTCATGCATTGCTTTGAGGGTCATCGGGTTCTTACATTAAGTGagttacaaaacaataaagatgaTATAAAGGTGGAAAAACCCATAAACTGTACAAGACACAAAAATGAATTGTTGAAGTATTTCTGCCAAACATGCAACATTCCAATTTGTAAAGAATGTTCAGTTTTGGATCATCCCAAAGGTTTGCATGATTTTGAATACTTGAAGGATGTTGCTTCACAACAGGTAGAGACTATTAATCATATGATTGAAAATATTAGAGTCAAAGTGACCGACTTGCGTAATGTTCTAAAGACAATTGAACATTCAACCAGCCGTCTCCAGATGCAGTATCAAAGAGCAGAAAACGAAATTAAGGaaacttttcaattttattgCTCAAtgttggaagaaaaaaaagaagaactcTTGAAGGAAGTAGATGGTGTATACAATACCAGAATGATGTCTCTGAGTGTACTGGGACAAGAAATTCAAAGGAATATAGAAAAGATTATTCAGTTAACAGAATTTGTGGATCGTATTATGAAGTTTTCAAGCAATACTGAAATACTCATATTTAAGCAGCTGCTTGATTCAAAGTTCCAGAGTGTGCTCACTTACAATCCAGATATTGATGTTCAAGATGGAGACCTtgagtttgtttcaaattttcagGCAATTCAGATAGGTGTACGTAACACTTTTGGATACATTCGACAAAGTTCAGAGATGACATTTTCATCTAAGCCTCAAGCAATTGCCAGACCAAATGGTGTTATAGGCTCAGAAAGAACATATCATAATGGACATGGTACATATGAATCTAATATTCTTTCAAAGAGATTCAGTTCTGCTAACAGTTTGAGCCCTTTCTTGACCAATTTGGGGGACCTTAGCCTTTATGAAAAATGGTCAAATGCACCAAATGACAACTTGCAGAATGGTTCAGATACATATTCTCTTTCTTCTGATCAAGTAACTGATCTCTCCTCAAAGTTGCTTTCTTCTACCATCTATCCATTGAAGTCTCAAATTAAACGTCAGAAGATGATATATCACTGTAAATTTGGGGAATTTGGTGTGATGGAAGGTCAGTTTACTGAACCAAGTGGTGTGGCAGTAAATGCACAAAGTGACATCATTGTTGCAGATACCAACAATCATCGTATTCAAATTTTTGACATAGAAGGTCGTTTTAAATTCCAGTTTGGAGAATGTGGAAAGAGGGATGGACAGTTGCTCTACCCGAATCGTGTTGCAGTTGTTAAAACTTCTGGTGATATAATAGTTACAGAAAGGAGTCCCACTCATCAAATCCAAATATACAATCAGTATGGTCAGTTTGTTCGCAAGTTTGGAGCTAACATCCTTCAGCATCCAAGAGGAGTGACAGTGGACAGCAAAGGACGTATAATTGTTGTTGAATGCAAAGTAATGCGTGTAATAATCTTTGACCAATTGGGAAATGTCCTTCAAAAGTTTGGATGCTCTAAACACTTGGAATTTCCTAATGGAGTGGTGGTCAATGATAAACAAGAAATCTTTATCAGTGACAATAGAGCCCACTGTGTAAAAGTGTTTAACTATGATGGAGTATTTCTACGGCAGATTGGAGGAGAAGGGTTAACCAACTACCCCATTGGTGTTTGCATTAACCAAAATGACGAAATCCTGGTGGCCGACAATCACAATAATTTCAACATCACAATTTTTACCCAAGATGGTCAGCTGGTAAATGCTCTTGAAAGTAAAGTGAAGCACGCCCAATGTTTTGATGTGGCTCTTGTAGAGAATGGTTCTGTGGTTTTAGCCAGTAAGGACTATCGTATTTATGTTTATCGCTACATGCAAATCCCAGGAATAGGAATTTAA
- the LOC143244319 gene encoding protein brain tumor-like isoform X2, producing the protein MASPTPSLPDSTAFSSTSVSTLGDQSLEDGISTKCSLCQDIYTIPKVLPCFHTFCQPCLEKIQESPDNIKCPQCQQECILTGQGIGGLLSDYAISNILESTALEGNSPCCTGCKSKESNAVAHCFDCANFLCSNCVMAHQFMHCFEGHRVLTLSELQNNKDDIKVEKPINCTRHKNELLKYFCQTCNIPICKECSVLDHPKGLHDFEYLKDVASQQVETINHMIENIRVKVTDLRNVLKTIEHSTSRLQMQYQRAENEIKETFQFYCSMLEEKKEELLKEVDGVYNTRMMSLSVLGQEIQRNIEKIIQLTEFVDRIMKFSSNTEILIFKQLLDSKFQSVLTYNPDIDVQDGDLEFVSNFQAIQIGVRNTFGYIRQSSEMTFSSKPQAIARPNGVIGSERTYHNGHGTYESNILSKRFSSANSLSPFLTNLGDLSLYEKWSNAPNDNLQNGSDTYSLSSDQVTDLSSKLLSSTIYPLKSQIKRQKMIYHCKFGEFGVMEGQFTEPSGVAVNAQSDIIVADTNNHRIQIFDIEGRFKFQFGECGKRDGQLLYPNRVAVVKTSGDIIVTERSPTHQIQIYNQYGQFVRKFGANILQHPRGVTVDSKGRIIVVECKVMRVIIFDQLGNVLQKFGCSKHLEFPNGVVVNDKQEIFISDNRAHCVKVFNYDGVFLRQIGGEGLTNYPIGVCINQNDEILVADNHNNFNITIFTQDGQLVNALESKVKHAQCFDVALVENGSVVLASKDYRIYVYRYMQIPGIGI; encoded by the coding sequence ATGGCATCTCCTACTCCATCTTTACCAGATTCCACTGCTTTCAGCTCTACATCTGTAAGCACTCTTGGAGATCAAAGTCTTGAAGATGGCATTTCTACAAAGTGCTCTCTTTGCCAAGATATATATACCATACCAAAAGTGCTCCCATGCTTTCATACCTTCTGTCAGCCATGTCTTGAGAAAATTCAGGAGTCTCCTGATAATATTAAGTGTCCTCAGTGTCAACAAGAGTGTATTTTAACAGGTCAGGGCATTGGAGGATTGTTGTCAGACTATGCTATTAGTAACATACTGGAATCTACTGCTTTGGAAGGAAACTCCCCTTGTTGCACAGGCTGTAAAAGTAAAGAATCGAATGCAGTAGCCCATTGTTTTGATTGTGCCAATTTTCTTTGTTCCAACTGCGTAATGGCTCATCAGTTCATGCATTGCTTTGAGGGTCATCGGGTTCTTACATTAAGTGagttacaaaacaataaagatgaTATAAAGGTGGAAAAACCCATAAACTGTACAAGACACAAAAATGAATTGTTGAAGTATTTCTGCCAAACATGCAACATTCCAATTTGTAAAGAATGTTCAGTTTTGGATCATCCCAAAGGTTTGCATGATTTTGAATACTTGAAGGATGTTGCTTCACAACAGGTAGAGACTATTAATCATATGATTGAAAATATTAGAGTCAAAGTGACCGACTTGCGTAATGTTCTAAAGACAATTGAACATTCAACCAGCCGTCTCCAGATGCAGTATCAAAGAGCAGAAAACGAAATTAAGGaaacttttcaattttattgCTCAAtgttggaagaaaaaaaagaagaactcTTGAAGGAAGTAGATGGTGTATACAATACCAGAATGATGTCTCTGAGTGTACTGGGACAAGAAATTCAAAGGAATATAGAAAAGATTATTCAGTTAACAGAATTTGTGGATCGTATTATGAAGTTTTCAAGCAATACTGAAATACTCATATTTAAGCAGCTGCTTGATTCAAAGTTCCAGAGTGTGCTCACTTACAATCCAGATATTGATGTTCAAGATGGAGACCTtgagtttgtttcaaattttcagGCAATTCAGATAGGTGTACGTAACACTTTTGGATACATTCGACAAAGTTCAGAGATGACATTTTCATCTAAGCCTCAAGCAATTGCCAGACCAAATGGTGTTATAGGCTCAGAAAGAACATATCATAATGGACATGGTACATATGAATCTAATATTCTTTCAAAGAGATTCAGTTCTGCTAACAGTTTGAGCCCTTTCTTGACCAATTTGGGGGACCTTAGCCTTTATGAAAAATGGTCAAATGCACCAAATGACAACTTGCAGAATGGTTCAGATACATATTCTCTTTCTTCTGATCAAGTAACTGATCTCTCCTCAAAGTTGCTTTCTTCTACCATCTATCCATTGAAGTCTCAAATTAAACGTCAGAAGATGATATATCACTGTAAATTTGGGGAATTTGGTGTGATGGAAGGTCAGTTTACTGAACCAAGTGGTGTGGCAGTAAATGCACAAAGTGACATCATTGTTGCAGATACCAACAATCATCGTATTCAAATTTTTGACATAGAAGGTCGTTTTAAATTCCAGTTTGGAGAATGTGGAAAGAGGGATGGACAGTTGCTCTACCCGAATCGTGTTGCAGTTGTTAAAACTTCTGGTGATATAATAGTTACAGAAAGGAGTCCCACTCATCAAATCCAAATATACAATCAGTATGGTCAGTTTGTTCGCAAGTTTGGAGCTAACATCCTTCAGCATCCAAGAGGAGTGACAGTGGACAGCAAAGGACGTATAATTGTTGTTGAATGCAAAGTAATGCGTGTAATAATCTTTGACCAATTGGGAAATGTCCTTCAAAAGTTTGGATGCTCTAAACACTTGGAATTTCCTAATGGAGTGGTGGTCAATGATAAACAAGAAATCTTTATCAGTGACAATAGAGCCCACTGTGTAAAAGTGTTTAACTATGATGGAGTATTTCTACGGCAGATTGGAGGAGAAGGGTTAACCAACTACCCCATTGGTGTTTGCATTAACCAAAATGACGAAATCCTGGTGGCCGACAATCACAATAATTTCAACATCACAATTTTTACCCAAGATGGTCAGCTGGTAAATGCTCTTGAAAGTAAAGTGAAGCACGCCCAATGTTTTGATGTGGCTCTTGTAGAGAATGGTTCTGTGGTTTTAGCCAGTAAGGACTATCGTATTTATGTTTATCGCTACATGCAAATCCCAGGAATAGGAATTTAA